The following proteins are encoded in a genomic region of Streptomyces gobiensis:
- a CDS encoding GNAT family N-acetyltransferase: MTKVTLRDIEPGDVDVFFRHQEEPDAVYMAAFTAEDTADREAYQARFDRILSADDVVKRTIMHDGDIAGHIMIYGPSEEREVTYWIGRAHWGRGIATRALTALLAAHPERPLYGRVAKDNPGSLRVLEKCGFTVYGEASGYAHGRGTTAEEYLLVLKE; the protein is encoded by the coding sequence ATGACCAAGGTGACACTCCGGGATATCGAACCGGGCGATGTGGATGTCTTCTTCAGACATCAGGAAGAACCGGATGCGGTGTACATGGCGGCCTTCACCGCCGAGGACACCGCCGACCGGGAGGCTTACCAGGCCCGTTTCGACCGGATTCTCAGCGCCGACGACGTCGTCAAGCGGACGATCATGCATGACGGCGATATCGCGGGGCACATCATGATCTACGGCCCGTCCGAGGAACGCGAGGTCACCTACTGGATCGGCCGCGCGCACTGGGGGCGTGGCATCGCCACCCGCGCCCTGACAGCGCTCCTCGCCGCACATCCGGAACGCCCGCTCTACGGGCGGGTGGCCAAGGACAACCCGGGTTCGTTGCGGGTCCTGGAGAAGTGCGGCTTCACGGTGTACGGCGAGGCCAGCGGCTATGCCCATGGCCGTGGTACCACGGCCGAAGAGTATCTGCTGGTCCTCAAGGAGTAG
- a CDS encoding NUDIX hydrolase: MIEVIDTVAWIQLREGRILGTRSYGKELFYIPGGKRHEGENDVQTLVREVEEELTVTLLAQSARHFGTYEAAADGHGLGATVRMACYTADFQGTVTASGEIEEVAWLSYADRDRTAPVDRLVFDDLKAAGQLS, translated from the coding sequence GTGATCGAAGTGATTGACACAGTCGCCTGGATCCAGCTGCGGGAGGGGCGGATCCTGGGCACCCGCTCATATGGCAAAGAGCTCTTCTATATCCCGGGCGGTAAGCGGCACGAGGGTGAAAATGATGTGCAGACGCTGGTGCGCGAGGTCGAGGAGGAGCTGACCGTGACGTTGCTGGCGCAGAGCGCCCGGCACTTCGGCACCTACGAGGCGGCGGCGGACGGGCACGGCTTGGGCGCCACAGTGCGGATGGCCTGCTATACGGCCGATTTTCAGGGCACGGTTACTGCCAGCGGTGAGATCGAGGAGGTCGCCTGGCTCTCGTACGCCGACCGCGACCGTACGGCGCCGGTGGACCGGCTGGTCTTCGATGACCTCAAGGCCGCGGGACAGCTGTCATGA
- a CDS encoding nuclease-related domain-containing protein, translating to MKEPYGSGPLWLHPDDDLAPNRPGESLYAKVESAPQGRAPGWLARLLGRPSEAQEWRRALLGAQIAGAELERLTGRGCRVLHSIPLPGGVDIGQLLIGPGGVFSFHVRHHRKARIRVGDDSVRIGTGRPRPYVRQSRREAVRAAHALTRGCGFPVEVRPVLVLVAAARVIVAPTLRDVWVLRTRDLAALGSRGGVLKPADIEAIHSTARDRRTWLNA from the coding sequence ATGAAGGAGCCATACGGGAGCGGTCCGCTGTGGCTGCATCCCGACGACGACCTCGCGCCCAATCGCCCTGGTGAGTCGCTGTACGCCAAGGTGGAGTCCGCGCCGCAAGGCCGTGCGCCCGGGTGGCTGGCCCGGCTGCTGGGCAGGCCATCGGAGGCCCAGGAGTGGCGCCGTGCGCTGCTCGGCGCCCAGATAGCGGGCGCGGAGCTGGAACGGCTCACCGGCCGCGGCTGCCGGGTGCTGCACTCCATCCCGCTGCCGGGCGGTGTGGATATCGGGCAGCTGCTGATTGGCCCCGGCGGGGTCTTCTCCTTCCATGTGCGGCACCATCGCAAGGCACGGATCCGGGTGGGCGATGACTCGGTGCGGATCGGCACGGGCCGGCCGCGTCCGTACGTCCGGCAGAGCCGCCGGGAGGCGGTGCGGGCAGCGCACGCCCTCACCCGGGGCTGTGGCTTTCCGGTCGAAGTCCGGCCGGTCCTGGTGCTGGTGGCGGCGGCCCGGGTCATCGTGGCCCCCACGCTGCGGGATGTGTGGGTGCTGCGGACGCGGGACCTGGCGGCGCTCGGTAGCCGGGGCGGGGTGCTCAAGCCCGCCGATATCGAGGCCATCCACAGCACAGCCCGCGACCGCCGCACCTGGCTGAACGCGTGA
- a CDS encoding VOC family protein encodes MAARFKDLALDAIDHQRLADWWCAALGYARRQAPAGQPPAPAEWPVPIHDPRGEGPSIWINPVPEPKTVKNRMHFDVWGDTEELLGMGATLIRRRDKEIEWDVLADPEGNEFCVFRPDPYATPVVPLTRR; translated from the coding sequence ATGGCCGCACGCTTCAAGGACCTGGCCCTGGACGCCATCGACCATCAAAGACTTGCCGACTGGTGGTGCGCCGCACTCGGATACGCCCGGCGCCAGGCCCCCGCCGGGCAGCCACCCGCGCCGGCCGAGTGGCCGGTTCCCATCCATGATCCGCGAGGGGAGGGCCCGTCCATCTGGATCAACCCGGTGCCGGAGCCAAAGACCGTCAAGAACCGTATGCACTTCGATGTGTGGGGTGACACGGAGGAGTTGCTGGGCATGGGGGCCACGCTGATTCGGAGGCGGGACAAGGAGATTGAGTGGGACGTTTTGGCGGACCCGGAGGGCAATGAGTTCTGCGTGTTCAGGCCTGACCCCTACGCGACTCCTGTGGTGCCGCTGACTCGCCGGTAG
- a CDS encoding class I SAM-dependent methyltransferase has protein sequence MARNARVNRPVFARYYARVSRAMERGGMSSQRDALLSGLTGEVIELGAGNGLNFAHYPESVTRVLAVEPEPRLRRMAHDAAVKAPVPVAVVDGLADALPVEDASFDAAVVSLVLCTVPDQHAALTELRRVLRPGGQLRFLEHVRADSRFLVRAQRLLDTTLWPRLTGGCHTGRDTLAGIEHAGFTVDSLDRFLFPAIRTPVSFHIRGVAHRPL, from the coding sequence ATGGCCAGGAACGCCCGTGTCAACCGTCCCGTATTCGCGCGCTATTACGCCCGAGTCAGCCGCGCGATGGAGCGCGGGGGCATGAGCAGCCAGCGCGACGCGCTGCTGTCCGGCCTCACCGGAGAAGTGATCGAGCTGGGTGCCGGGAACGGGCTCAACTTCGCCCACTATCCGGAGTCGGTCACCCGTGTCCTCGCGGTCGAGCCGGAGCCAAGGCTGCGCCGGATGGCACATGACGCCGCCGTGAAGGCACCGGTGCCGGTAGCCGTCGTCGACGGCCTCGCCGATGCCCTGCCGGTCGAGGACGCCAGCTTCGATGCCGCCGTCGTCTCGCTTGTGCTGTGTACGGTGCCCGATCAGCACGCCGCGCTGACCGAGTTGCGGCGTGTGCTCAGGCCCGGCGGCCAGCTGCGTTTCCTGGAGCATGTCAGGGCGGATTCGCGCTTCCTGGTCCGGGCGCAGCGCCTGCTGGACACCACGCTGTGGCCGCGCCTGACGGGTGGCTGCCACACCGGCAGGGACACCCTGGCGGGGATTGAACACGCCGGTTTCACCGTTGACTCACTCGACCGCTTTCTCTTTCCGGCGATCCGCACACCTGTTTCCTTCCACATCCGCGGCGTCGCGCACCGCCCGCTGTAG
- a CDS encoding O-acetyl-ADP-ribose deacetylase, translating into MAAITLVHGDITEQRVDAVVNAANSSLLGGGGVDGAIHRKGGPDILAECRQLRASRYGKGLPTGQAVATTAGKLPARWVIHTVGPVWSSEEDRSALLASCYRESLRVAAELGARTVAFPAISTGVYGWPMDDGARIAVRTVQEAGGDFDELRFVLFDPPAYEAFDAALRDS; encoded by the coding sequence ATGGCAGCCATCACCCTCGTACACGGAGACATCACCGAGCAGCGGGTCGACGCCGTGGTGAACGCCGCCAACTCCTCGCTGCTCGGCGGCGGAGGCGTTGACGGGGCCATCCATCGCAAGGGCGGCCCGGACATCCTCGCCGAGTGCCGACAGCTGCGCGCCTCGCGGTACGGCAAGGGCCTGCCGACCGGGCAGGCCGTGGCCACCACCGCCGGGAAGCTGCCCGCCCGCTGGGTCATCCACACCGTGGGCCCGGTCTGGTCCAGTGAGGAGGACCGCTCCGCGCTGCTGGCCTCCTGCTATCGGGAATCGCTACGGGTGGCAGCCGAGCTGGGTGCCCGCACGGTCGCTTTTCCGGCGATCTCCACCGGTGTCTACGGCTGGCCTATGGACGATGGCGCACGGATCGCGGTGCGTACCGTCCAGGAAGCGGGCGGCGACTTCGATGAGCTGCGCTTCGTACTCTTCGATCCACCGGCCTACGAAGCCTTCGACGCCGCCCTGAGAGATTCCTGA